Proteins found in one Acanthopagrus latus isolate v.2019 chromosome 3, fAcaLat1.1, whole genome shotgun sequence genomic segment:
- the cndp2 gene encoding cytosolic non-specific dipeptidase, whose amino-acid sequence MAHLTSLFKYVDEHQDLYVKRLADWVEVQSVSAWPEKRGEIKKMMEMAAKDIERLGGTVEMVDIGKQKLPSGEEIPLPPIVLGRLGSDPGKKTVCIYGHLDVQPANIDDGWDTEPFTLVEKDGKLYGRGSTDDKGPVLAWFNCIEAYQKIQQELPINIKFCFEGMEESGSEGLDELVFARKDTFLKDVDYVCISDNYWLGKTKPCITYGLRGICYFFMEVECGCKDLHSGVFGGSVHEAMTDLIALMGSLVDKRGKILVPGMYDDVAPLTDEEKKLYENIEFDLDEYCRDVGVGQLLHDSKEQILMHRWRYPSLSLHGIEGAFAEAGAKTVIPRKVIGKFSIRLVPDMDPKVVEKQVLDYLQKKFAELGSPNKLKVSMGHGAKAWVSDFNHPHYMAGRKAMKTVFGVEPDLTREGGSIPVTLTFQEATGRNVMLLPVGSSDDGAHSQNEKINRSNYIQGIKMLGAYFHEVSQLE is encoded by the exons ATGGCTCATCTCACATCGCTTTTCAAGTATGTGGACGAACACCAGGATCTGTATGTGAAG CGCCTCGCAGACTGGGTGGAGGTCCAGAGTGTGTCTGCTTGGCCAGAGAAGCGTGGCGAGATCAAGAAGATGATGGAGATGGCAGCCAAGGACATTGAGAGGCTGGGGGGAACCGTGGAGATGGTGGATATTGGCAAACAGAAG ctACCCTCTGGAGAAGAGATCCCCCTGCCACCTATCGTCTTGGGTCGGTTGGGGTCAGACCCCGGCAAGAAGACTGTGTGCATTTACGGCCATCTTGATGTCCAGCCAGCCAACATAGATGATGGCTGGGACACAGAGCCTTTCACTCTGGTGGAGAAAGATG gTAAGCTCTATGGAAGAGGTTCCACTGATGACAAGGGTCCCGTTTTGGCCTGGTTCAACTGCATTGAGGCCTACCAGAAGATCCAGCAG GAGCTTCCCATCAACATCAAATTCTGCTTCGAGGGCATGGAGGAGTCTGGCTCGGAGGGCCTGGATGAACTGGTGTTTGCTCGTAAAGACACTTTCTTAAAAGACGTCGACTATGTCTGCATCTCTGACAACTATTGGCTGGGCAAAACCAAACCCTGCATCACCTACGGACTGAGAGGAATCTGCTACTTCTTCATGGAG gtgGAGTGCGGCTGCAAAGACCTGCACTCAGGAGTGTTTGGCGGCTCTGTCCATGAAGCCATGACCGACCTGATTGCACTTATGG GCTCCCTGGTAGACAAAAGGGGGAAGATTTTGGTTCCTGGCATGTACGATGATGTGGCCCCTCTgacagatgaggagaaaaagcTGTATGAGAATATTGAATTTGACCTGGATGAGTACTGCAGAGACGTTGGAGTTGGACAGCTGCTTCATGACAGCAAG GAACAAATCCTAATGCACCGCTGGAGATAcccatctctttctcttcatgGGATTGAGGGAGCTTTTGCAGAAGCCGGAGCCAAGACTGTGATCCCCCGCAAGGTCATTGGCAAGTTCTCCATCCGCCTCGTCCCTGACATGGACCCCAAAGTTGTGGAGAAGCAG GTTTTGGATTACCTGCAGAAGAAGTTTGCTGAACTGGGAAGCCCCAACAAACTGAAAGTGAGCATGGGCCACGGAGCCAAGGCCTGGGTGTCTGACTTCAACCACCCGCACTACATGGCTGGTCGGAAGGCCATGAAGACAG TCTTCGGTGTGGAGCCTGACCTCACTCGTGAGGGTGGAAGCATCCCCGTCACCCTGACCTTCCAGGAAGCCACAGGACGTAACGTCATGCTGCTCCCCGTAGGATCCTCTGATGATGGAGCTCACTCCCAGAATGAGAAGATCAACag GTCCAACTACATTCAGGGGATCAAGATGCTCGGTGCATACTTCCACGAGGTTTCCCAGCTGGAATGA